The Patescibacteria group bacterium DNA window AAGCGGTGTATGGCGCCGGCAAAGGTAAGCGCATTGTTGGCTACATTACCTTAAGCACCGGTTTAGGTGGGGCGCGTGTGACGAATGGTAAGCTCGATGAAACAGCCTCTGGTTTTGAGCCGGGGTATCAACTCATTACCAGTGGAGACACGGTTGTGCGATTATCGGAAATAATTTCTGGCGCGTCACTGGCGCGTCGTTATGGTATGCCGGCTAAAGATATTACTGACGTAGTGGTCTGGAATAGTGTGGCAGATGATTTTGCTCTTGGGTTAGTGAGTACAGTCGTGCATTGGTCGCCAAATATTTTGGTAATCGGTGGGGGTATTGGGTGCAGTGAAAAATTACCCTTCGAACGACTTGTGTCGCGCGTTGCTGTACTGCAGACAGCTTTTACAACGCCGGAAATTAAGCGGGCGGCCTTAGGCGACGAAGCCGGCTTATACGGTGCTTTGGCGCACCTTAAAGCGGTCGGCGTGGCAGTTTAGTAATTTTTAAAGACAAAAGGACATCTCGTCCGCTATAGTGTAGGTATGACAACACAAAGAAAAACAGTTGGCCTGGCACTGGGTAGTGGAGGCGTTCGCGGCATGGCGCACGTCGGCGTTATTCGGACATTTTTGAAACACGGCATACCAATGGATTTTTTCGCCGGCAGCTCGGTTGGCGCTTGGGTGGGTGCGCACTACGCGTTATATCAAGACATTGATCGGTTAATTGACGACACGGTTGGGAAGCGGAGAGAAAAAATGAAGGCTCTTTTTGAGCCGACACTGAAAGGCGGTTTAGTGAAAGGTAGAAAAGTAGAAAAACTGCTCACCTTATTTTTGGCAGACAGCGATTTTTCTGCACTGCGGGCGCCGCTGGCGGTGGTCGCCACCGATTTACGAACCGGTATGCCGGTGGTGTTTCGTGAGGGGAAATTAGCGCCAGCAGTTCGAGCCAGCATTGCTATCCCAACTTTTTTTCAGCCAGTGCTGTATGAAGGTCAACTGCTGGTGGATGGCGGTATATCTGACCCAGTGCCGAGCGACCTGGTGCGTAGCATGGGGGCGGACATTGTGGTGGCCATCAACTTAAACGTTTTACCACCACAAACTGATCGCTTGGCAAATGGTGATTTAAAATTGACGGGTGTCAGCACTCGGACGCTCGATATTATGCGTCACTGGCTAGCTGAACAGGCGGTGAGAAATGCCGATGTGGTAATTGCGCCAAGTATTGTGTACGCCGGTTTAAAAACGTGGGGAAAGTATTTTACGAGTGAAGTGGGGCGACAAATTATGGAGCAAGGCGCTGACGCCGCTGAAGCGGCTGTGCCGGAAATTTTGCAATTACTCCGAGACTAAGATTTGTTCGTGTGTTCGAGTAGTATTTCTGCAAGGCCGTCGCGAAGCGAGATGGTGGGGGTGATGCCGAGCACTTGCTCGAGGCGGTCAATATTGGCCTGACTTTTCCGTGGTTCGGTAATGGCTGGGCCGAAGGTTGGCTCGACTGATGCACTGGTGAGTTCACGAAGCAGAGTAACAAAATCATTAACCGATATTGGTTTGCCAGTACCAACGTTAATAGGCATGTCGCACTTTTCGATTGGTGCGGTAAGTGCCGCTATATTGGCGGCAGCGACGTCGCGTACAAAAATAAAATCGCGCGTTTGATTGCCGTCGCCGTAAATAATAGGGGAGGTATTACTGTGCAGCAGTTCAATGAATTTTGGAATGAGACCAGCGTAGTCGCTCGATGCGTCCATTCGTGGGCCATAGACGTTGAAGTAGCGGAGGACGACGGTTTCTAGCCCATAGAGTTTTTGATACAACGTGCAGTAGAGTTCACCCACCCGTTTTTGGAGGGCATACGGAGAGAGTGGGTCAATGGCGGCTACTTCGGGTGTTGGTAAGGTGACGGGGCTGCCGTAGACTGCGGCACTGGAAGAAAAAATGAATCGTTTAACGTTGGCATTGCGGCATGCTTCGAGCATGTGCAGCGTACCGCCGACGTTTATCTCGTTTGTTACTTCGGGGTGTTCAATAGATTCACGAACTCGTGGTATAGCCGCCAAGTGGAAGACCGCGTCAAAGCGGTTTGGTGGGATAACTTTTGAAAGGTCAGACGTAATGCTTTGCTCGACAATCGTCAATTTTGAATTTTTTTTATGCTGCTCGAGGTTTTCTGGCTTACCAGAAGAAAAATCATCAAGCACTACCACCTCGGCACCAGTGCTGAGGAGCGCGTCGACAACGTGGCTACCAATAAACCCAGCACCGCCGGTAACGAGGTATCGGTGTTCGGGAGTTACTGCCGCAACCTTTTTTCGTCGTGGACGAGTACTTTTTGGGGCTATGGGGGTATTTTCTACGGCTGTTATTTCCATACATTGCTTAAAAAACCAGAAACATCGCAAGACAGCATTATACCATGTGGATTGACCCGTCAAGCGTAGACGGCTACGCTTCGCCTTATATGCCCCGCATTTCTCAAAAAATATTGTCAGACGTACGAGGATTCGTTATTCATGGCGCCCACACGGGTCGAACATTGGGTTATCCGACGGCCAACCTCAGTACACACTACTTTCGGAATCACAACGTGCCGAAAGGTGTGTACGCTGGGTGGGCAACCATTGGTAATAAGACGTACATGGCGGCGGTTGTCATTGGAGTGGATGAGAAGCTGGAAGTTCACCTGATTGGTTTTCAATCTCAAATTTATGGCAGATGGCTTCGGGTGAAGCTAGTTGTTCGTTTACGAAATTTGACCCGTTTCACTAGTCGTCAGGCTTTGATTAACCAAATTGCCCGTGACGTTAAGGGTGCCAGACGACACCTTGCCACAAGCCGAGCCGCCAAGTAAATTGCGAGTATGACTCCAGTCGAAGAAATAAAATCGAGACTCGACATAGTGGACGTACTTTCGGAGTACATTCCTCTAAAGCCGGCTGGGGCAAATTGGCGGGGGCGTTGCCCGTTTCATGAAGAAAAGACGCCGTCATTCATGGTGAGTAAGCCGAAGCAGATTTGGCACTGTTTTGGCTGCGGCGAAGGGGGCGATATGTTCTCGTTCATTATGAAACTGGAAGGCTTGGAGTTTCCTGATGCCTTGCGACTCCTTGGTGTGAAAGCTGGCGTTGTTGTTAAGACAGAAGCGCCAGAACGCCGAACCGAACGCGAGCGGATTGGTCGGGTGATGGCGATGAGCGTTGCGTTTTGGCAGCAGCAACTGTGGGACGCAGCTGAAGCGCGAACAGCCCGTGAGTATTTGCAAAATGAGCGACATATTTTACCAAACACTATTCGTGAGTGGCACTTAGGATTTGCCGTAAACAGTTGGGACGCTTTGACAAGCTATCTAGCTTCGCAAGGAGTGAGCAAGGGAGATATGGTAAGCGCTGGCGTCGCTGTGCGAAAAGCGGCAGCGGCTGGTCGCAGCGTCTATGACCGCTTTCGTAATCGCATTATGTTCCCGCTCATGAATGCTCATGGGCAAGTGGTTGGTGCCACCGGGAGAATTTTACCAGGCACAGAGGTAAGTGAAACTGGGGTGACCGAGGCAAAATACGTGAACACACCCGAAACCTTATTATATAAAAAAGGTGAGGTGCTCTATGGCTTGGATCAAGCGAAGCAAGCCATTCGGCAGCAGCAGGTGGCGGTTATCGTTGAGGGAAACGTGGACGTTGTAACATCGCATCAGGCCGGTATTCGGCATGTGATTGCGGCGTCGGGTACGGCACTAACCGCAGAACACGTGCGCCTGCTTAAGCGCTATACGAATCGGGTGGCTTTTGCGTTTGATAGTGACGTGGCAGGGGAGTCGGCGAGCTTGCGAGGTGTAATTACGGCACTTGAGGGTGGACTAGACGTACTTCGGATAGTGCTACCTAAACGAAGCGACGGCTCAGCATACAAAGATCCCGATGAGTGCATACGAGACAACCCGCAACTATGGGTTGCTGCAACAGCAGCGGCGCGCCCGTTCCTCGATGACCTCATGGAGCGAGCCACGACACTTCGTGATTTGCGGGATGTAAACGAAAAGCGAGCGGTGATTGCCGAGTTCATGGCGTTACTAAAACGTATACCTGATTCGGTCGTGGTGGCGCATTATCGTCAGGAGCTTGCTCAACGAGTCGGTGTTTCAGATGCCGAACTTACCGCCGAGCTGCGGCAAGCGAAGACCGTGCGAGACAGACCGCAGTTCGCTACTCATGCGCAACCAAAAGCAGCGGCTGATCCAAAACGGCGACTGTCGGAACGACTATTGGCCGGTATTATTGCCGCACCAGAGCTGTCGAGCTATGCCTTTGACGTCCTGGCACCCGAGTATTTAGACGAAGTCGTGCAGACGCTGTACAAGGAGATGACCCTCTTCTATACTACGAATAGCAACCAGCCTATTATTTGGCTTGGACAATCATTTGCAAAATATCTTGCCGAGTTACAGGGTGGCGCCGCCCTCGCTGAGCAACTCGACGTTTTATCGCTCCTTTTCGATCACTCCATGGGCGACGGAGAGCCAGATGCAATTCGCCGCGATATAACCGAGGCGGTTCGTTTGTTGAAGCGTCATTTTTTACGCGAACGGTCTGAAGAGCTTGCTCGACGGATTGCCGCCTTAGAACGTCTGCCAGACAAAGATGAGCAGACGCTGAACGATTTACTTACTGAGTTTCAAAGAGTCAGCTCTTCTCTTACGCATCTAGAATCATAAGCATGACCAAGAAGATAGTGAAGAAGGTGAAGAAACCAATAAAGGCAGTTAAGAAATTGAAGAAGGTTGTTAAAAAGGCATCGCTGAAAGCGCCTAAGAAGCCTTTGAAGAAAATCGTTCAACCAAAAACTGCTGGCGTAAAAACGGCTGAACGA harbors:
- a CDS encoding ROK family protein; this encodes MYLVLDIGGTNIRIAAANDTTALQKIVVLPTPQDYKEALQKISEAARALVGDSVIVAVAAGVRALNRHTGTMRVNKHIPLWDNESILDGLKGVFGVPVYLENDAAMAALGEAVYGAGKGKRIVGYITLSTGLGGARVTNGKLDETASGFEPGYQLITSGDTVVRLSEIISGASLARRYGMPAKDITDVVVWNSVADDFALGLVSTVVHWSPNILVIGGGIGCSEKLPFERLVSRVAVLQTAFTTPEIKRAALGDEAGLYGALAHLKAVGVAV
- a CDS encoding riboflavin kinase produces the protein MPRISQKILSDVRGFVIHGAHTGRTLGYPTANLSTHYFRNHNVPKGVYAGWATIGNKTYMAAVVIGVDEKLEVHLIGFQSQIYGRWLRVKLVVRLRNLTRFTSRQALINQIARDVKGARRHLATSRAAK
- a CDS encoding NAD-dependent epimerase/dehydratase family protein → MEITAVENTPIAPKSTRPRRKKVAAVTPEHRYLVTGGAGFIGSHVVDALLSTGAEVVVLDDFSSGKPENLEQHKKNSKLTIVEQSITSDLSKVIPPNRFDAVFHLAAIPRVRESIEHPEVTNEINVGGTLHMLEACRNANVKRFIFSSSAAVYGSPVTLPTPEVAAIDPLSPYALQKRVGELYCTLYQKLYGLETVVLRYFNVYGPRMDASSDYAGLIPKFIELLHSNTSPIIYGDGNQTRDFIFVRDVAAANIAALTAPIEKCDMPINVGTGKPISVNDFVTLLRELTSASVEPTFGPAITEPRKSQANIDRLEQVLGITPTISLRDGLAEILLEHTNKS
- the dnaG gene encoding DNA primase; this translates as MTPVEEIKSRLDIVDVLSEYIPLKPAGANWRGRCPFHEEKTPSFMVSKPKQIWHCFGCGEGGDMFSFIMKLEGLEFPDALRLLGVKAGVVVKTEAPERRTERERIGRVMAMSVAFWQQQLWDAAEARTAREYLQNERHILPNTIREWHLGFAVNSWDALTSYLASQGVSKGDMVSAGVAVRKAAAAGRSVYDRFRNRIMFPLMNAHGQVVGATGRILPGTEVSETGVTEAKYVNTPETLLYKKGEVLYGLDQAKQAIRQQQVAVIVEGNVDVVTSHQAGIRHVIAASGTALTAEHVRLLKRYTNRVAFAFDSDVAGESASLRGVITALEGGLDVLRIVLPKRSDGSAYKDPDECIRDNPQLWVAATAAARPFLDDLMERATTLRDLRDVNEKRAVIAEFMALLKRIPDSVVVAHYRQELAQRVGVSDAELTAELRQAKTVRDRPQFATHAQPKAAADPKRRLSERLLAGIIAAPELSSYAFDVLAPEYLDEVVQTLYKEMTLFYTTNSNQPIIWLGQSFAKYLAELQGGAALAEQLDVLSLLFDHSMGDGEPDAIRRDITEAVRLLKRHFLRERSEELARRIAALERLPDKDEQTLNDLLTEFQRVSSSLTHLES
- a CDS encoding patatin-like phospholipase family protein codes for the protein MTTQRKTVGLALGSGGVRGMAHVGVIRTFLKHGIPMDFFAGSSVGAWVGAHYALYQDIDRLIDDTVGKRREKMKALFEPTLKGGLVKGRKVEKLLTLFLADSDFSALRAPLAVVATDLRTGMPVVFREGKLAPAVRASIAIPTFFQPVLYEGQLLVDGGISDPVPSDLVRSMGADIVVAINLNVLPPQTDRLANGDLKLTGVSTRTLDIMRHWLAEQAVRNADVVIAPSIVYAGLKTWGKYFTSEVGRQIMEQGADAAEAAVPEILQLLRD